The Anaerolineae bacterium genome has a segment encoding these proteins:
- the raiA gene encoding ribosome-associated translation inhibitor RaiA, with amino-acid sequence MDMEIRINARNIEVTERLKEYLEKKLRKMPRYLPNLLEAKVELSRHDTKNAKDSHRVEITLRSSRAFIRAEETSADIFAAVDAVVDKLYRRIERYKGKLYEKGRGRFQEEIPEEIVEETPRIVKVKTFPISPMSEEEAIEQMELLGHDFFIFINAEDGQINVIYRRKDGNYGLIKPEVA; translated from the coding sequence ATGGATATGGAGATAAGGATAAACGCCAGGAACATTGAAGTGACAGAGAGGCTCAAGGAATACCTGGAAAAGAAACTCAGGAAAATGCCTCGCTATCTTCCAAACTTGCTGGAGGCCAAAGTGGAGCTTTCCCGACACGACACAAAAAACGCCAAAGATAGCCATCGGGTTGAGATAACCTTGCGAAGCTCAAGGGCTTTTATAAGAGCTGAAGAGACCTCTGCCGATATCTTTGCAGCCGTAGATGCGGTGGTGGATAAACTTTACCGCAGGATTGAACGCTATAAGGGTAAGCTGTACGAAAAGGGACGGGGCCGCTTCCAGGAAGAGATTCCAGAGGAAATAGTTGAGGAGACCCCCAGGATTGTAAAGGTTAAAACTTTTCCTATCTCCCCCATGTCCGAGGAAGAGGCTATTGAACAGATGGAACTCTTAGGCCACGATTTCTTTATCTTTATAAATGCCGAAGATGGTCAGATAAATGTCATTTACCGCCGCAAAGACGGCAATTACGGCCTTATAAAGCCAGAGGTAGCTTGA
- a CDS encoding ABC transporter permease encodes MQLSKIWTVARHEFLTNIRRPGFIIMTAIVPALALIGLLIGAFGGEFFRGVGRSLESFFEGGSRKIGIVDGTGLFTPLLPEYEESFTLLKEEEEARKALKRDELDAVLVIPPDYIETGTVKLITKGSSFEAAIVEDSRRFRSFFIFHLLRGKVEPEISRRVSDPLKVQPEILSNGGKAQGSGPWSFVFIFIVPYFLSLMLIMTIFVSSGYLLQSIAEEKENRVMEIIVSSVSPMELLLGKVIGLGAVGLTQVMVWILTVLGFTTGSVLLLAVSAFSLPVSTLALVVLYYILGFSLYAFLMAGTGSLGATMRESNQLAGVFALFAAAPYILSGFLIANPNLTIARILSFFPLTAPTMMLFRLPLAQVPWIDIAGSLVVLVLSLFIAIWLGEKLFRVGILMYGKRPSVKEIWLIILGR; translated from the coding sequence GTGCAGCTTTCCAAGATCTGGACAGTAGCTCGGCATGAATTTTTAACAAACATCAGAAGGCCTGGTTTCATAATAATGACAGCCATTGTCCCGGCGCTGGCTCTAATTGGTCTGCTCATAGGGGCCTTTGGAGGTGAATTTTTCAGAGGTGTGGGCAGATCCTTGGAGAGCTTCTTTGAGGGTGGTTCAAGGAAAATCGGGATTGTGGATGGAACCGGCCTCTTTACCCCCCTTCTCCCTGAGTATGAAGAGAGTTTTACTTTATTAAAAGAGGAAGAAGAGGCCCGTAAAGCTCTTAAGAGGGATGAACTGGACGCAGTTCTGGTAATCCCACCGGATTACATTGAGACTGGCACGGTGAAACTTATAACCAAAGGTAGCAGTTTTGAAGCAGCCATTGTTGAGGATTCAAGGAGGTTCAGAAGCTTCTTTATTTTTCATCTCCTCCGGGGAAAGGTGGAACCTGAAATCAGCCGCAGAGTTTCAGACCCCTTAAAAGTTCAGCCAGAAATTCTAAGCAACGGGGGTAAAGCACAGGGAAGTGGGCCCTGGAGCTTTGTCTTCATTTTCATCGTCCCATACTTCCTCAGTCTTATGCTGATTATGACAATTTTTGTATCTTCAGGCTACTTGCTTCAAAGCATAGCCGAGGAGAAAGAGAACAGGGTGATGGAGATAATCGTCTCTTCAGTTTCCCCTATGGAACTATTGCTGGGGAAAGTTATAGGCCTTGGAGCTGTTGGCCTTACCCAGGTTATGGTCTGGATCCTAACCGTCCTGGGATTCACCACAGGAAGCGTTCTGTTGCTTGCAGTTTCGGCTTTCTCTCTGCCAGTTTCAACCCTTGCTCTCGTCGTCTTATATTACATTTTGGGTTTTAGCCTCTATGCCTTCCTCATGGCTGGTACTGGCTCCTTGGGGGCTACCATGCGGGAAAGCAACCAGCTGGCCGGGGTTTTTGCCCTGTTTGCCGCTGCCCCTTATATACTTAGTGGCTTCTTGATAGCCAACCCTAATTTGACCATAGCCAGAATTTTGTCTTTCTTTCCCCTCACCGCCCCCACCATGATGCTTTTCAGATTACCCCTCGCGCAAGTCCCCTGGATAGATATAGCGGGAAGCCTTGTAGTTCTCGTTCTTTCTCTCTTCATAGCTATATGGCTTGGTGAGAAGCTGTTCAGGGTGGGGATTCTAATGTACGGCAAACGCCCTTCTGTGAAGGAAATTTGGCTGATAATCCTTGGCCGCTGA
- a CDS encoding ATP-binding cassette domain-containing protein, translating to MVIEVRNLVKRYGEFVAVKGLSFEVNRGEIFGLLGPNGAGKTTTIRILMDIFKPDEGEVKLFGRKPSEVKEKVGYLPEERGLYQSLQVLETLVYFAQLKGVHGSVAKERAIKLLEKVDLLDRAYSKVKELSKGMQQKLQFIASIVHDPELIFLDEPFQGLDPVNVELIKGLLRELHDEGKTIVLSSHQMNLVEALCDRILLINRGEKVLYGFLRDIKRLFAPNSIMVKSLQPLPSIPGVTAVERKNDSFLLTLSEGTSQQGVLKALLEAGVEIEAFEVAPVSLEEIFVKVVREGRKGAAFQDLDSSSA from the coding sequence ATGGTAATAGAAGTCCGCAACCTTGTCAAAAGATATGGCGAATTTGTAGCTGTGAAGGGCCTTTCTTTTGAAGTGAACAGAGGGGAAATCTTTGGACTCCTGGGGCCAAACGGCGCCGGAAAAACCACCACCATCCGCATCCTCATGGATATATTTAAGCCCGACGAAGGAGAGGTCAAGCTTTTCGGCCGGAAACCCTCTGAGGTTAAAGAGAAAGTTGGTTATCTACCTGAAGAAAGAGGGCTTTACCAAAGCCTTCAGGTTCTGGAAACCCTGGTTTATTTTGCCCAGCTTAAGGGGGTCCATGGCTCTGTGGCTAAGGAAAGAGCCATCAAATTGCTGGAAAAAGTTGACCTTCTGGACAGGGCTTACAGTAAAGTTAAAGAACTAAGCAAGGGAATGCAACAGAAGCTCCAATTTATAGCCTCCATAGTCCATGACCCCGAACTTATATTCCTGGATGAACCTTTTCAGGGCCTGGATCCGGTGAACGTAGAACTTATAAAGGGACTTCTCAGGGAATTACACGATGAGGGCAAAACCATTGTTTTGAGCTCCCATCAGATGAACCTCGTAGAAGCTTTGTGCGATCGCATACTCCTCATAAACCGAGGAGAAAAAGTTCTCTACGGTTTTCTCCGGGATATAAAGAGGCTCTTTGCCCCCAACAGTATTATGGTGAAGAGCCTACAGCCACTGCCTTCCATACCGGGAGTAACAGCCGTGGAGAGAAAAAACGATTCGTTTTTGTTAACGTTATCCGAGGGGACTTCTCAACAGGGTGTCCTTAAAGCTTTACTGGAGGCGGGGGTTGAGATTGAGGCTTTTGAGGTAGCCCCGGTGTCTCTGGAGGAAATTTTCGTTAAAGTGGTCAGGGAGGGAAGAAAGGGTGCAGCTTTCCAAGATCTGGACAGTAGCTCGGCATGA
- a CDS encoding undecaprenyl/decaprenyl-phosphate alpha-N-acetylglucosaminyl 1-phosphate transferase — translation MTNYFLIFVSALLIAFAGTPLARKLAPKLGFMDYPSSRKVHAHPMPKLGGVAIYGAFILAIILAGNRFYIPQLFSILLGATIVSFMGIWDDRWGLRPLAKLAIQVIAALLLYMTGVSVQLFPYHYLNLLIHLLWVVGITNALNLLDNMDGLSSGVAVIASAFFLLLAAMNGQVLVGALAAALLGGCLGFLFYNFNPATIFMGDSGSLFIGFVLSAVGIKLRFPQNIPAVTWMVPVVILWVPIFDTTLVVLSRLRRRLNPLTNPGKDHLSHRLVAMGMSKREAVMAIYLMSGGLGLLALFITQASLYEAWAIMGLLIVLSIWGLWKLEKGWKGGSYGYGDKDKRQEH, via the coding sequence ATGACTAATTACTTTTTGATTTTCGTCAGTGCTCTTCTCATAGCCTTTGCGGGAACTCCCCTTGCCCGCAAGCTTGCGCCGAAGCTCGGTTTTATGGATTACCCATCTTCCAGAAAGGTTCACGCGCACCCCATGCCCAAACTCGGAGGGGTAGCTATCTATGGGGCTTTCATCCTCGCCATTATCCTCGCCGGTAACCGCTTCTACATACCTCAGCTTTTCAGTATCCTGTTAGGCGCAACAATCGTTTCCTTCATGGGTATATGGGATGACCGATGGGGGCTGAGGCCTCTGGCCAAATTAGCAATTCAGGTCATCGCTGCCTTGCTCCTTTACATGACGGGGGTGAGCGTCCAACTCTTCCCTTATCATTATCTTAACTTGTTGATCCACCTCCTCTGGGTTGTGGGTATAACCAATGCTTTGAATTTATTGGACAATATGGACGGTCTTTCAAGCGGCGTGGCGGTTATAGCATCGGCTTTCTTTCTCCTCTTGGCGGCAATGAACGGTCAGGTTCTTGTGGGCGCGCTGGCAGCTGCCCTCCTGGGAGGCTGCCTGGGCTTTCTCTTTTACAATTTCAACCCCGCTACCATATTCATGGGGGATTCAGGAAGCCTCTTCATAGGCTTTGTGCTTTCCGCTGTGGGCATAAAATTGCGTTTCCCCCAAAATATTCCAGCTGTCACCTGGATGGTTCCTGTGGTAATTCTGTGGGTGCCAATATTTGATACCACTCTTGTAGTGCTGTCACGCCTTCGTCGGAGATTGAACCCGCTTACCAATCCGGGTAAAGATCATCTTTCTCACAGGCTCGTAGCCATGGGGATGAGTAAAAGGGAAGCCGTTATGGCTATTTATCTTATGAGCGGAGGGCTTGGGCTTTTAGCCCTTTTCATTACCCAGGCTTCTCTTTACGAAGCTTGGGCCATTATGGGGCTGCTTATCGTTCTATCCATCTGGGGCCTCTGGAAACTAGAAAAAGGATGGAAAGGAGGTAGTTATGGATATGGAGATAAGGATAAACGCCAGGAACATTGA
- the rimM gene encoding ribosome maturation factor RimM (Essential for efficient processing of 16S rRNA), which translates to MGKKSKHPHPGRKVKFKEGYPKFVAIGKILEPWGDRGEVKVEILTDFPERFYLLERVYLGQTARPLRVKKVKIFKSHAVLQLEGCESRAEASALKGQILTVPLEELMPLAEGEYYEFEIIGLEVWTEEGLYLGRVKEIIYTGANDVYVVGGHEREVLIPALDDVIIRIDLEEGKMVVKLPEGLLS; encoded by the coding sequence ATGGGGAAGAAGTCAAAGCATCCCCACCCGGGCCGAAAGGTTAAATTTAAAGAAGGCTACCCGAAATTCGTAGCGATAGGGAAAATATTAGAGCCCTGGGGAGATAGAGGCGAAGTCAAGGTAGAAATACTCACGGATTTCCCCGAACGTTTTTATCTTCTGGAAAGAGTTTATCTCGGTCAAACAGCCCGGCCGCTGAGGGTAAAGAAAGTAAAGATTTTTAAAAGCCATGCAGTACTCCAACTGGAGGGATGCGAAAGCCGAGCTGAGGCCTCAGCCCTCAAGGGACAAATTCTCACAGTTCCTCTGGAAGAACTCATGCCCCTTGCGGAGGGGGAATATTACGAGTTTGAGATAATCGGCCTTGAAGTCTGGACAGAAGAAGGCCTCTACCTTGGCCGAGTGAAGGAAATAATCTACACCGGCGCTAACGACGTTTACGTGGTGGGAGGTCATGAAAGGGAGGTGTTGATCCCAGCCCTGGATGATGTAATAATCAGGATAGACCTTGAAGAGGGGAAAATGGTGGTAAAGCTCCCCGAGGGCCTTCTCTCTTGA
- a CDS encoding KH domain-containing protein, which translates to MRELVEYIAKAIVDEPSKVRVEEVSGPNSTILELHVAPEDVGRIIGRNGRIINSMRTILRVMAVRQGKRVVLELV; encoded by the coding sequence ATGCGTGAGCTTGTGGAATACATCGCCAAGGCCATCGTGGATGAGCCTTCTAAAGTCCGTGTGGAGGAGGTTTCCGGACCTAACTCCACCATCCTTGAGCTCCACGTTGCCCCTGAGGATGTGGGGCGTATAATCGGCCGCAACGGGAGAATCATCAACTCCATGCGCACCATCTTGCGGGTCATGGCTGTCCGCCAGGGAAAAAGAGTTGTGCTTGAGCTTGTGTAA
- the rpsP gene encoding 30S ribosomal protein S16 has translation MVKIRLRRMGMKKQPSYRIVVCDSRAPRDGKYIESIGFYNPRTEPDTIQINEERALYWLGVGAQPTEAVLKLFEKAGIMEKFRQSRT, from the coding sequence TTGGTAAAGATAAGGCTCAGAAGAATGGGGATGAAGAAGCAACCCAGTTATAGAATCGTGGTATGCGATTCCAGAGCGCCAAGGGATGGCAAATACATTGAAAGTATTGGTTTCTATAACCCCCGCACCGAGCCAGATACAATCCAGATCAACGAAGAAAGAGCTCTGTACTGGCTTGGGGTTGGGGCACAGCCCACCGAAGCTGTTCTTAAGCTCTTTGAGAAAGCTGGAATCATGGAAAAATTCCGGCAGTCAAGAACGTAA
- the mce gene encoding methylmalonyl-CoA epimerase, with the protein MAMKIDHIAIAVHSLEEALRVYRDLLGLELKGVEQVPEQGVRIAFLPVGETRLELLEPLSTESPVAKFLEKRGEGIHHICFEVEDLEKTLQDLAGKGVKLIDEQPRIGAHGRKMAFVHPKSLHGVLLELYQREENLG; encoded by the coding sequence ATGGCCATGAAGATTGACCACATAGCTATTGCAGTCCACAGCCTTGAAGAAGCCCTTAGAGTTTATAGAGACCTTCTTGGCCTTGAGCTGAAGGGTGTGGAGCAGGTGCCTGAACAGGGGGTTCGCATCGCTTTTCTACCAGTGGGGGAAACCCGGCTTGAGCTTTTAGAGCCACTATCTACCGAAAGCCCCGTGGCCAAGTTTCTGGAAAAGCGAGGCGAAGGTATACATCACATCTGTTTTGAAGTGGAAGATCTGGAAAAAACCCTGCAAGATTTAGCCGGTAAAGGGGTCAAACTTATAGATGAACAACCCCGGATAGGGGCTCACGGCCGAAAGATGGCTTTTGTTCACCCCAAGAGCCTTCATGGTGTTCTTTTGGAACTCTACCAAAGGGAGGAAAACCTTGGTTAA
- a CDS encoding RluA family pseudouridine synthase, with amino-acid sequence MKVELIAEARSIRLDKFLAEKLKDFSRSALQQLIREGFILVNGIPAKPGYKLKGGEHITVTIPPPPPLEPEPFPIPLDVVYEDRWFIVINKPAGLVVHPAPGHTSDTLVNAILARWPELRGMEERTRLGIVHRLDKDTSGLIVVAKDDRTKLELQKLFKERRVRKIYLALVKGEIHPSRGRIEAPIGRSPKHRKKMAVVVGGREAITEYRVLERFPGYSYLEVYPVTGRTHQIRVHFSYKGYPIAGDKIYGRGPSIPGLHRPFLHAYSLTFEHPVTREEMYFKAPLPPELEEVLRKLRVGFN; translated from the coding sequence ATGAAGGTAGAACTTATAGCGGAAGCGAGGTCCATAAGGCTTGATAAATTCCTGGCAGAAAAACTGAAGGACTTCTCTCGCTCTGCCTTACAGCAGCTAATCCGTGAGGGCTTTATCCTGGTAAATGGAATTCCAGCCAAGCCTGGCTATAAGCTCAAAGGAGGAGAGCATATAACAGTAACGATTCCACCCCCTCCCCCTCTGGAACCTGAACCTTTCCCTATCCCTCTGGATGTAGTATACGAAGACCGCTGGTTTATCGTTATCAACAAGCCAGCCGGTTTAGTTGTGCATCCTGCCCCTGGCCATACTTCTGATACTCTCGTCAACGCCATATTAGCTCGCTGGCCGGAGCTAAGGGGGATGGAAGAACGGACGAGGTTAGGAATAGTGCACCGCCTGGATAAGGACACTTCGGGATTAATTGTGGTGGCCAAGGATGACAGGACAAAGCTTGAGCTTCAGAAGCTGTTTAAAGAACGCCGGGTCCGCAAAATTTATCTGGCCCTGGTTAAGGGGGAGATTCATCCTTCCAGAGGTAGGATAGAAGCTCCCATTGGCCGGAGCCCGAAGCACCGGAAGAAAATGGCAGTAGTGGTGGGGGGGCGTGAAGCTATAACTGAATACAGGGTCCTGGAACGTTTCCCCGGCTACTCTTACCTTGAAGTGTATCCGGTAACTGGACGTACCCATCAGATAAGAGTGCACTTTTCCTATAAAGGTTATCCGATTGCAGGAGACAAAATCTACGGTCGTGGCCCTTCAATCCCAGGGCTCCATCGCCCATTCCTTCACGCTTACTCCCTTACTTTTGAACACCCTGTTACCCGGGAAGAGATGTATTTCAAAGCCCCTTTACCACCAGAACTTGAGGAAGTCTTGCGAAAGTTGCGCGTTGGGTTTAACTGA